In a genomic window of Amycolatopsis japonica:
- a CDS encoding error-prone DNA polymerase codes for MAFNNPAVPWREIQRVASGRPRVEGDGNDSPAWSRKREGYAGPPVDLRVREGDDDGGAVPRVPYAELHAHSNFSFLDGASHPEELVEEAARQGLDAIFLTDHDGMYGAVRFNEAARELGVRVGFGAELSLDLPAPQNGVADPSGAHLLVLARGLEGYRRLCRVISRAQLAGGEKGRPVYDETALVDDLAGHVLVLTGCRKGRIRRALAADDKITAMSELMSLADKFGRHNVAVELIDHSLPLDSTYNDTLASMAEAVGVVTVATNNVHYAHPGRGPLGDAVAAVRARRSLDDMEGWLSAAHMAFVRSGAEQAEFFARYPGAVTRAALLGVECAFDLNLVAPDLPPFPVPAGHDEMSFLRELTWAGAAKRYGHREDYPKAYAQLDHELNIIEKLGFPGYFLVVWDIVRFCRDANILCQGRGSAANSAVCYALEICHADPVKWGLLFERFLAPERDGPPDIDIDIESDRREEAIQYVYDKHGRFHAAQVANVITYRAPSAIRDAAKALGFSPGQQDAYSKIVNRWAGVKKTSEEAAGEIPPEILELADALEDFPRHLGIHSGGMVISKEPVSEVVPVEWARMPGRSVLQWDKDDCAAVGLVKFDLLGLGMLSALHYMIDLIAEHHGETVDIGTLDLADPKVYDMLCAADAIGVFQVESRAQLATLPRLRPRKFYDLVVEVALIRPGPIQGGSVHPYIARRRGEETWKHKHPLLARSLDRTLGVPLFQEQVMQMAVDVASFTPAEADLLRRAMGSKRSSAKMQKLAKRFFDGAAANSVDRDTAVSVFEQIHAFSGYGFPEAHSMSFALLVYASAHLKYYWPAAFCAGLLRAQPMGFYSPQSLVADARRHGVIVREPDINASLTHATLEPELESTGGHAIRLGLAAIRNVGDNAAEAIVTERQANGPYTSIGELTERVRLKKPAIEALATAGAFTSLGPERRQALWAAGAAATTRPEHLPGLAPGLDAPALPGMTRFEVTAADLWATGISPGSHPVEYLRTWLTEHGAISAAQLGQAEDGARVWIGGAVTHRQRPATAGGITFFNLEDETGMANILVSPGLFHRSRKVLLATNALLIRGIAQVTEGTCTVVADQVQPLDLQGLASKSRDFR; via the coding sequence GTGGCGTTCAACAATCCTGCTGTCCCGTGGCGTGAGATCCAGCGGGTCGCGTCCGGTCGTCCTCGTGTGGAGGGTGACGGGAACGATTCGCCGGCGTGGTCGCGTAAGCGAGAGGGTTACGCGGGGCCGCCGGTGGATCTACGGGTCCGCGAGGGAGACGACGACGGCGGCGCGGTGCCGCGAGTTCCGTACGCGGAGTTGCACGCGCATTCGAACTTCAGCTTCCTCGACGGCGCCAGCCACCCCGAAGAGCTGGTCGAGGAGGCCGCCCGCCAGGGCCTGGACGCGATCTTCCTGACCGATCACGACGGCATGTACGGGGCAGTGCGGTTCAACGAGGCCGCCCGCGAGCTCGGGGTCCGCGTCGGGTTCGGCGCGGAGCTGTCGCTGGATCTGCCCGCACCGCAAAACGGCGTCGCGGACCCGAGCGGCGCGCACCTGCTGGTGCTGGCCCGCGGCCTCGAGGGCTACCGCCGCTTATGCCGGGTGATCTCCCGCGCGCAGCTCGCGGGCGGGGAGAAGGGCCGCCCGGTCTACGACGAGACCGCGCTGGTCGATGACCTGGCGGGGCACGTGCTGGTGCTGACCGGCTGCCGAAAAGGCAGGATCCGCCGCGCCCTCGCCGCCGACGACAAGATCACCGCGATGTCGGAGCTGATGTCCCTGGCGGACAAGTTCGGACGCCACAACGTGGCGGTGGAACTGATCGATCACAGCCTGCCGCTCGACTCCACCTACAACGACACCCTGGCCTCGATGGCGGAAGCGGTCGGCGTGGTGACGGTGGCGACGAACAACGTCCACTACGCCCACCCCGGCCGGGGCCCGCTCGGCGACGCCGTGGCCGCGGTCCGCGCCCGCCGGTCGCTCGATGACATGGAGGGCTGGCTGTCGGCAGCGCACATGGCGTTCGTGCGCTCGGGCGCCGAGCAGGCCGAGTTCTTCGCCCGGTATCCCGGCGCGGTCACCCGCGCCGCCCTGCTCGGCGTCGAATGCGCCTTCGACCTCAACCTCGTCGCACCCGACTTGCCGCCGTTCCCGGTCCCGGCCGGGCATGACGAGATGTCGTTCCTGCGGGAGCTGACCTGGGCGGGTGCGGCGAAACGCTACGGGCACCGCGAGGACTATCCGAAGGCCTACGCCCAGCTCGACCACGAACTGAACATCATCGAGAAGCTCGGGTTTCCGGGGTATTTCCTGGTGGTGTGGGACATCGTCCGGTTCTGCCGCGACGCCAACATCTTGTGCCAGGGCCGGGGATCGGCGGCGAACTCCGCGGTCTGCTACGCGCTGGAGATCTGCCATGCCGACCCGGTGAAGTGGGGGCTGCTGTTCGAGCGGTTCCTGGCGCCGGAGCGGGACGGGCCGCCGGACATCGACATCGACATCGAGTCCGACCGCCGCGAAGAGGCGATCCAGTACGTCTACGACAAACACGGCCGCTTCCATGCGGCGCAGGTGGCGAACGTGATCACCTACCGGGCGCCGTCGGCGATCCGGGACGCCGCCAAAGCCTTAGGTTTCAGCCCCGGCCAGCAGGACGCCTACAGCAAGATCGTCAACCGCTGGGCCGGAGTGAAGAAAACCAGCGAGGAGGCCGCGGGGGAGATCCCGCCGGAGATCCTCGAGCTCGCCGACGCCCTCGAAGACTTCCCCCGGCACCTGGGGATCCACTCCGGTGGGATGGTGATCTCGAAGGAGCCGGTGTCGGAGGTGGTGCCGGTCGAGTGGGCCCGCATGCCCGGCCGGTCGGTGTTGCAGTGGGACAAGGACGACTGCGCCGCCGTCGGGCTGGTGAAGTTCGACCTGCTCGGCCTCGGCATGCTCTCGGCGCTGCACTACATGATCGACCTCATCGCCGAACACCACGGGGAGACGGTCGACATCGGCACGCTCGACCTCGCCGACCCCAAGGTCTACGACATGCTGTGCGCCGCCGATGCGATCGGGGTATTCCAAGTGGAGTCCCGGGCGCAGCTGGCGACGCTGCCGCGGTTGCGGCCGCGGAAGTTCTACGACCTCGTCGTCGAAGTCGCCCTGATCCGGCCCGGCCCGATCCAGGGCGGTTCCGTCCACCCCTACATCGCGCGTCGCCGCGGCGAGGAAACCTGGAAACACAAGCATCCTCTGCTGGCGCGGAGTCTCGATAGGACACTCGGGGTGCCGTTGTTCCAGGAGCAGGTCATGCAGATGGCCGTCGACGTCGCGAGCTTCACCCCGGCCGAGGCGGATCTGTTGCGGCGGGCGATGGGATCGAAACGCTCCAGCGCCAAAATGCAGAAACTCGCCAAAAGGTTCTTCGACGGTGCCGCGGCGAACAGCGTCGACCGCGACACCGCCGTGTCCGTGTTCGAGCAGATCCACGCCTTCTCCGGCTACGGCTTCCCCGAAGCCCACTCCATGTCCTTCGCCCTGCTCGTCTACGCCTCCGCGCATCTCAAGTACTACTGGCCGGCGGCGTTCTGCGCGGGCCTGCTGCGGGCGCAGCCGATGGGGTTCTACTCACCGCAATCGCTGGTCGCCGACGCCCGCCGCCACGGCGTCATCGTGCGCGAGCCGGACATCAACGCCAGCCTCACCCACGCCACCCTCGAACCCGAACTCGAAAGCACAGGCGGCCACGCCATCCGCCTCGGCCTCGCCGCGATCAGGAACGTCGGCGACAACGCCGCCGAAGCGATCGTCACCGAACGCCAAGCCAACGGCCCGTACACCAGCATCGGTGAATTGACCGAACGCGTGCGGCTGAAGAAGCCCGCGATCGAGGCGCTGGCCACCGCCGGTGCGTTCACCAGCCTCGGCCCCGAGCGACGCCAAGCACTCTGGGCCGCCGGTGCTGCGGCCACCACCCGGCCCGAACACCTCCCCGGTCTCGCGCCCGGCCTGGACGCCCCGGCGCTGCCGGGGATGACGCGGTTCGAGGTCACCGCCGCCGACCTGTGGGCCACCGGCATCTCACCCGGCTCCCACCCCGTCGAATACCTCCGGACCTGGCTCACCGAACACGGCGCCATCAGCGCCGCCCAGCTCGGCCAGGCCGAAGACGGGGCACGGGTGTGGATCGGGGGAGCAGTCACCCACCGGCAACGCCCCGCGACCGCCGGCGGGATCACCTTCTTCAACCTCGAGGACGAGACCGGCATGGCCAATATCCTCGTCTCCCCGGGACTGTTTCACCGGAGCAGGAAGGTATTGCTGGCGACCAACGCGTTGTTGATCCGCGGAATCGCTCAGGTGACCGAGGGAACGTGCACGGTGGTCGCGGACCAGGTGCAGCCGTTGGACCTGCAAGGCCTGGCGTCAAAGTCGCGTGACTTCCGGTGA
- a CDS encoding ArsR/SmtB family transcription factor: MSDDACELLCIDFDHAESLRTALPDEDLLARRAERLRALGEPTRLRIAHALHVGDELCVCDLAWIVGASKGLVSHHLRLLRAAGLVASRREGKLVMYRLSADGSGLLAAVRSLEAQVYPA, translated from the coding sequence GTGAGTGACGATGCCTGCGAACTGCTCTGTATCGACTTCGACCACGCTGAGTCCCTGCGGACCGCGCTGCCGGACGAGGACCTGCTCGCCCGCCGGGCCGAGCGGCTGCGGGCGCTGGGGGAGCCGACCCGGCTGCGGATCGCGCACGCGCTGCATGTCGGTGACGAGCTGTGCGTGTGCGACCTGGCGTGGATCGTCGGGGCGTCGAAGGGCCTGGTGTCCCATCATCTGAGGCTGCTGCGAGCGGCGGGGCTGGTCGCCTCGCGCCGTGAGGGGAAGCTGGTCATGTACCGGCTCAGCGCCGATGGCTCTGGGCTGCTGGCCGCCGTTAGGAGCCTGGAGGCGCAGGTGTACCCGGCATGA
- a CDS encoding DUF169 domain-containing protein: protein MEHAHAAARITELLSADLPPVALTFTDGPPDGVAVSAEAVPSSCNFWRVAEKGVFYASAERHFNCPVGAMVMGFELPEATGEQLGGLVQSMCDARYLDPDEAANIPSVGKKSTGIVYGPLAEFPVEPDLILLWLTPAQAMIYNEAAGNAKWTASPMDVSGRPGCAALPLALKNQTPRMALGCIGMRTFTDIADDRILAVLPGGKAEEFVVALETTVTANAEMKKFYETAKASFL, encoded by the coding sequence ATGGAGCATGCTCACGCTGCTGCACGAATTACGGAACTGCTTTCGGCGGATCTGCCGCCGGTGGCGTTGACGTTCACCGACGGTCCACCAGACGGTGTCGCGGTGTCGGCGGAAGCCGTTCCCTCGAGTTGTAACTTCTGGCGGGTCGCGGAGAAGGGGGTATTTTACGCCTCCGCCGAGCGGCACTTCAACTGCCCGGTCGGGGCGATGGTGATGGGTTTCGAGCTGCCCGAGGCAACAGGGGAGCAGCTCGGCGGCCTCGTGCAGTCGATGTGCGACGCCCGGTATCTGGATCCTGACGAGGCGGCCAACATCCCCTCGGTGGGAAAGAAGAGCACGGGGATCGTGTACGGCCCGCTGGCGGAGTTTCCCGTCGAACCCGACCTGATCCTGCTGTGGCTGACGCCGGCGCAGGCGATGATCTACAACGAGGCCGCAGGAAACGCCAAGTGGACCGCGTCCCCGATGGACGTCTCGGGCCGGCCCGGTTGTGCGGCGCTGCCGCTGGCGCTGAAGAACCAGACACCGCGGATGGCTCTGGGCTGTATCGGCATGCGGACGTTCACCGACATCGCCGATGACCGCATCCTCGCCGTGCTGCCCGGCGGCAAGGCGGAGGAGTTCGTGGTGGCGCTGGAGACCACGGTGACCGCCAACGCCGAGATGAAGAAGTTCTACGAGACCGCGAAGGCCAGCTTCCTGTGA
- a CDS encoding ArsR/SmtB family transcription factor: MVVTPSEAECAPIPPSGVPLCSVPLTTPRLPVDEAKQISVLFKALGHPHRVQLINLLARQSTPVCVYDITIAMDLAQSTVSHHLKQLVSAGLLRREQRGIWAYYSVDHAATAHLSAVIDLDVAPQRNELDTADTAAPRA, translated from the coding sequence GTGGTGGTCACCCCGTCCGAGGCCGAGTGTGCCCCGATCCCACCGTCGGGAGTGCCGCTGTGCAGCGTTCCCTTGACGACGCCGCGGCTGCCCGTCGATGAGGCCAAGCAGATCTCCGTGCTGTTCAAGGCCCTCGGGCACCCGCATCGGGTGCAGCTGATAAACCTGCTGGCCCGCCAAAGCACTCCAGTATGCGTCTACGACATCACCATCGCGATGGACCTCGCGCAATCCACCGTGAGCCACCACCTCAAGCAACTCGTCTCGGCCGGGCTGCTGCGCCGGGAGCAACGCGGGATCTGGGCCTACTACTCGGTCGACCACGCAGCCACGGCGCACTTGTCCGCGGTGATCGACCTGGATGTCGCACCGCAGCGGAACGAACTCGACACGGCGGATACGGCCGCCCCAAGAGCCTGA
- a CDS encoding pentapeptide repeat-containing protein encodes MTDDARQGAASPPTPPSPTPSSVKRLPELTRAAMWWTALVIGVLTAGAVTVLWWPATAGLTGADLVKARLDALKIGLSIGVGSGGVVALYLAWRRQHSTEADLDNRERALAQQYEVLAHQQADAAANRAHQERVADDARSDATARRITDLYLKAAELLGSEKAPVRLSGLYALERLAQDNETQRQTIVNVLCAYLRMPYEPPVEAEPDDRGGINDVDNYRERTQEREVRLTAQRLLKDHLNPRRSSSYWGELDLDLTGAQLIDFTLTGARAGTSTFRKATFTGTASFDHATFTGATLFTKATFTRNARFEGTTFTGGAWFDEATFSLNGWFNKTTFRRGVMFDRATFHGDARFVRATFAGKAVFYKTAFNTYTRFEEATFTGPAQFDQAVFNRFVKFDKVTFTDKAWFTKAAFTSDASFDLATFADDVLYDGATFGSGAWFREARFTGAPQFNAVTFNGKSSFDKATVDGTQFHPTALLPHKNDDPTN; translated from the coding sequence ATGACCGACGATGCGCGGCAGGGAGCCGCCAGCCCCCCGACACCGCCGAGTCCGACCCCTTCGTCGGTAAAGCGGCTGCCCGAGCTGACCCGGGCCGCGATGTGGTGGACCGCGTTGGTGATCGGGGTCCTGACCGCGGGTGCGGTGACTGTGCTGTGGTGGCCGGCCACCGCCGGGCTCACCGGCGCCGATCTGGTGAAGGCCCGCCTCGATGCTCTGAAAATCGGGCTTAGCATCGGCGTCGGCAGCGGCGGCGTGGTCGCCCTCTACCTCGCTTGGCGCCGCCAGCACTCCACCGAAGCCGACCTCGACAACCGCGAACGCGCCCTCGCCCAGCAATACGAAGTCCTCGCACACCAGCAAGCCGACGCCGCCGCCAACCGAGCACATCAGGAACGGGTCGCCGACGATGCTCGCTCAGACGCGACCGCGCGCCGGATCACCGACCTCTACCTCAAAGCCGCCGAGCTACTCGGCTCCGAGAAAGCCCCGGTGCGGCTCAGCGGCCTTTACGCACTCGAACGCCTCGCCCAGGACAACGAGACCCAGCGCCAGACCATCGTCAACGTCCTCTGCGCCTACCTGCGCATGCCGTACGAACCTCCGGTCGAGGCGGAGCCTGACGACCGTGGCGGCATCAATGACGTCGACAACTACCGCGAGCGCACGCAGGAACGCGAAGTCCGGCTTACCGCCCAACGCCTCCTCAAAGACCATCTCAACCCCCGCCGCAGCTCCAGCTACTGGGGCGAACTCGACCTTGACCTCACGGGCGCCCAACTCATCGACTTCACCTTGACCGGCGCTCGGGCCGGAACCAGCACATTCCGTAAAGCGACCTTCACCGGAACCGCCAGCTTCGACCACGCGACCTTCACCGGCGCCACCCTGTTCACCAAGGCAACCTTCACACGCAACGCCCGGTTCGAGGGGACGACTTTCACCGGCGGCGCGTGGTTCGACGAGGCGACCTTCAGCCTCAACGGCTGGTTCAACAAGACGACCTTCCGTCGCGGCGTCATGTTCGACAGGGCGACCTTCCACGGCGATGCCAGGTTCGTCAGGGCGACCTTCGCCGGCAAGGCCGTGTTCTACAAGACGGCCTTCAACACCTACACCAGGTTCGAAGAAGCGACATTTACCGGTCCCGCGCAGTTCGACCAGGCGGTCTTCAACAGGTTCGTCAAGTTCGACAAGGTCACCTTCACTGACAAGGCATGGTTCACCAAGGCAGCCTTCACCAGCGATGCCAGTTTCGACCTAGCGACCTTCGCCGACGACGTCTTGTACGACGGGGCAACTTTCGGCAGCGGCGCCTGGTTCCGTGAGGCACGCTTCACCGGCGCACCCCAGTTCAACGCGGTGACCTTCAACGGTAAAAGCTCGTTCGACAAGGCAACGGTGGACGGCACGCAATTTCACCCCACTGCCCTCCTTCCCCACAAGAACGACGACCCCACCAACTAG
- a CDS encoding heavy metal translocating P-type ATPase, with protein sequence MSDICCGPGDEHGHDDEHEAPQRLWRVREIQLAGLAAVFLVAGFLAGWLGSVSGGIALHLAAAAVGGWTFVPGTLKALWRRRIGVGTLMTIALAGALILGQFAEAAMLAFLFSISEALEDHSLARTRRGLRALLALVPDTVTVVRAGIQSAISPENLRVGDRMLVRAGERIPSDGVVRDGRSSVDTSAITGESVPVEVGPGGEVFAGAINGTGVLTVEATATVADNSLAKVVRVVEDAQQRKGARQRLADRIARPLVPAVMVLATAIAGLGALLDEPATWIERALVVLVAAAPCALAISVPVTVISAVGAASRLGLLVKGGAALETLGAVRVVALDKTGTLTRNNPAVTEIIPVDGVTSERVLRVAAALEAHSEHPLAAAILAAAPAPVPADAVTTVPGAGVEGLVNGTPARLGKPGWITAPALDADITRLQENGTTVAVIEHDGVVLGLIGIRDELRPEAPEIVAELRDAGIEVAMLTGDNTRTAAALAAQAGIADVHAELKPTDKAALITRLQASNRGGVAMIGDGVNDAPALATADVGIAMGAMGSDVAIETADVAFMGTDLRHLPQALRHARRARTIMLQNIGLSALIVLTLVPLAAFGILGLATVVFIHEVAEVFVIGNGVRAGRLRALRGAPAPEPVVVQRIPAVPQAGEDGCSCCAEPPIVPARRPNLLDLRPPARRDT encoded by the coding sequence ATGAGTGACATCTGCTGCGGCCCCGGCGACGAGCACGGCCACGACGACGAACACGAGGCGCCGCAACGGTTGTGGCGGGTCCGCGAGATCCAGCTCGCTGGTCTCGCCGCCGTGTTCCTGGTCGCCGGGTTCCTCGCCGGCTGGCTGGGCTCCGTGTCCGGGGGTATCGCGCTGCATCTGGCCGCGGCCGCGGTCGGGGGCTGGACGTTCGTCCCCGGAACGCTGAAAGCGCTGTGGCGCAGGCGGATCGGGGTCGGGACCCTGATGACCATCGCCCTGGCCGGGGCGTTGATCCTGGGCCAGTTCGCCGAGGCGGCGATGCTGGCGTTCCTGTTCTCCATCAGCGAGGCGCTGGAGGACCACTCCCTGGCCCGCACCCGCCGCGGACTGCGTGCGCTGCTGGCCCTCGTTCCGGACACCGTCACCGTGGTCCGGGCCGGGATCCAGTCCGCGATCAGCCCGGAGAATTTGCGCGTCGGGGACCGGATGCTGGTGCGCGCAGGGGAACGGATCCCCAGCGACGGCGTGGTCCGTGACGGCCGGTCCAGTGTGGACACCTCGGCCATCACCGGCGAATCCGTGCCGGTCGAGGTCGGACCCGGCGGCGAGGTGTTCGCCGGCGCGATCAACGGCACCGGTGTCCTCACCGTCGAGGCCACGGCCACGGTCGCGGACAACTCGCTGGCCAAGGTCGTGCGGGTCGTCGAGGACGCCCAGCAGCGCAAGGGCGCCCGGCAGCGGCTCGCCGACCGGATAGCCCGGCCGCTGGTGCCCGCGGTCATGGTGCTCGCCACCGCGATCGCCGGTCTCGGCGCCCTGCTCGACGAGCCCGCGACCTGGATCGAGCGCGCGCTCGTGGTGCTCGTCGCCGCCGCACCGTGCGCGCTCGCGATCTCCGTACCGGTCACCGTGATCTCCGCGGTCGGCGCCGCCAGCCGCCTCGGGCTTTTGGTCAAGGGCGGTGCCGCGCTGGAAACCCTCGGCGCGGTCCGCGTCGTCGCGCTCGACAAGACCGGCACCCTCACCCGCAACAACCCGGCCGTCACCGAGATCATCCCCGTCGACGGCGTCACCTCCGAGCGGGTGTTGCGGGTCGCGGCCGCGCTGGAAGCACACAGCGAACACCCGCTCGCCGCCGCGATCCTCGCCGCCGCCCCCGCACCCGTCCCGGCCGACGCGGTCACCACCGTCCCCGGCGCCGGGGTGGAAGGCCTCGTCAACGGCACCCCGGCCCGGCTCGGCAAACCCGGCTGGATCACCGCGCCCGCCCTCGACGCCGACATCACGCGGCTGCAGGAGAACGGCACCACCGTGGCCGTCATCGAGCACGACGGCGTTGTCCTCGGTCTGATCGGCATCCGCGACGAACTCCGCCCAGAGGCCCCGGAGATCGTCGCCGAGCTGCGCGACGCGGGCATCGAGGTCGCGATGCTCACCGGCGACAACACCCGGACCGCCGCCGCACTGGCCGCTCAGGCCGGGATCGCGGATGTCCACGCCGAACTCAAACCCACAGACAAAGCCGCCCTCATCACCCGCCTCCAAGCAAGCAACCGTGGTGGGGTGGCGATGATCGGCGACGGCGTCAACGACGCCCCCGCGCTCGCCACTGCCGACGTCGGCATCGCCATGGGCGCCATGGGAAGCGACGTCGCCATCGAGACCGCCGACGTCGCGTTCATGGGCACCGACCTGCGGCACCTGCCTCAGGCCCTGCGTCACGCCCGCCGCGCGCGGACGATCATGCTGCAGAACATCGGGCTCTCCGCGCTGATCGTCCTCACCCTCGTTCCGCTCGCCGCGTTCGGGATCCTCGGCCTCGCCACCGTCGTGTTCATCCACGAAGTCGCCGAAGTCTTCGTCATCGGCAACGGCGTCCGCGCCGGCCGCCTGCGCGCACTGCGCGGCGCGCCCGCACCGGAACCCGTTGTCGTGCAACGAATCCCCGCTGTCCCGCAAGCGGGGGAAGACGGCTGCTCCTGCTGCGCCGAACCGCCGATCGTCCCCGCAAGACGCCCCAACCTGCTCGACCTACGACCACCCGCCCGGCGCGACACCTGA
- a CDS encoding GNAT family protein has product MTGANREWRTLEVPIRPGTGTPKRCPWGHELAVGGVRQGWSQDYRAPEWLCEACHALTGVGGVWAVIDTAVERQVMETGVDEYGLRLVVLPPPVSAGIGVIQLRLGHTVFGEVRLSLCPVDRRAILVHVEVEEKHRRRGAGRALVSAARERGARFDWSMLPIGRDPVAVAFWARVGAVGPASPHPCTHQVEAKVVPAEARWMKWW; this is encoded by the coding sequence GTGACCGGAGCGAACCGGGAATGGCGAACGCTGGAAGTCCCGATCCGGCCGGGCACGGGCACCCCGAAACGATGTCCGTGGGGCCATGAGCTCGCGGTCGGTGGTGTGCGGCAGGGCTGGTCGCAGGACTACCGGGCGCCGGAATGGCTATGCGAGGCCTGCCACGCATTGACCGGTGTCGGCGGAGTCTGGGCGGTGATCGACACCGCCGTCGAGCGGCAGGTTATGGAAACCGGGGTGGACGAGTACGGCCTGCGCCTGGTCGTCCTGCCGCCACCGGTGTCCGCCGGGATCGGCGTCATCCAGCTTCGCTTAGGGCACACGGTCTTCGGTGAAGTGCGGCTATCGCTGTGTCCGGTCGACCGGCGCGCGATCCTCGTCCATGTCGAGGTCGAGGAGAAGCACCGTAGGCGTGGGGCGGGCCGAGCGCTGGTGAGCGCCGCCAGGGAGCGGGGCGCCAGGTTCGACTGGTCGATGCTGCCCATCGGGCGCGACCCGGTCGCTGTGGCGTTCTGGGCCCGGGTCGGAGCGGTCGGTCCGGCGAGTCCGCATCCGTGCACGCACCAGGTCGAGGCGAAAGTGGTTCCCGCCGAGGCGCGATGGATGAAGTGGTGGTGA